A region of Dioscorea cayenensis subsp. rotundata cultivar TDr96_F1 chromosome 5, TDr96_F1_v2_PseudoChromosome.rev07_lg8_w22 25.fasta, whole genome shotgun sequence DNA encodes the following proteins:
- the LOC120261325 gene encoding putative bifunctional dihydrofolate reductase-thymidylate synthase isoform X2 — MDVVKPVTSQNENVQHDLHRGMTVQNGNAQHDTRRTFQVIVAATRNLGIGKDGKLPWKLPSDLKFFKEVTMATSDPGKKNAVIMGRRTWESIPVQNRPLPGRLNVVLTRSGSFDLATAENVVTCGSMTSALDLLAASPYCLSIEKVFVIGGGQVLSEALNATGCEAIHFTDIETSIECNTFIPPINFSVFQPWYSSHPSVENDIRFSFVTYVRVRNNSDIERLEAVSIGEATDHHLQMDKFGVEKFSFLPKMIFEKHEEYMYLHLVEDIITNGARKNDRTGTGTLSKFGCQMRFNLRHSFPLLTTKRVFWRGVVEELLWFISGSTNAKVLQEKGIHIWDGNASREYLDSVGLAHREEGDLGPIYGFQWRHFGAEYTNMHADYTGEGFDQLMDVILKIKNNPDDRRIILSAWNPPDLKQMALPPCHMFAQFYVENGELSCQMYQRSADMGLGVPFNIASYSLLTCIIAQVCGLVPGEFIHVLGDAHVYMTHVRPLQEQLQKLPKPFPVLKINPLKKDIDSFVASDFELIGYDPHFKIEMKMAV; from the exons ATGGATGTTGTTAAACCCGTAACAAGTCAAAATGAAAATGTGCAACATGACCTTCATAGGGGCATGACTGTTCAAAATGGAAATGCACAACATGATACTCGGAGGACTTTCCAAGTCATAGTTGCTGCAACTAGAAATTTGGGTATTGGCAAAGATGGGAAACTGCCATGGAAGCTACCATCTGACCTCAAATTTTTCAAGGAAGTAACAATGGCCACATCAGATCCTGGTAAAAAGAATGCAGTTATAATGGGCAGGAGAACTTGGGAAAGTATACCTGTCCAAAACAGGCCTTTGCCTGGGCGTTTGAATGTTGTGCTTACTCGGTCTGGAAGTTTTGATCTTGCAACAGCAGAGAATGTTGTTACTTGTGGAAGCATGACTTCAGCTTTAGATTTGCTTGCAGCATCTCCCTATTGTCTATCAATTGAAAAGGTGTTTGTCATTGGAGGTGGCCAGGTGCTAAG TGAAGCCCTTAATGCAACAGGATGTGAGGCTATTCATTTTACAGACATTGAGACGAGTATTGAATGCAATACTTTTATCCCTCCAATCAATTTTTCAGTATTCCAGCCGTGGTACTCTTCCCACCCATCAGTAGAGAATGACATCAGATTTTCTTTTGTCACATATGTTCGTGTTCGAAATAACTCTGATATTGAGCGCCTTGAGGCTGTTAGCATTGGCGAAGCAACTGATCACCACCTACAAATGGATAAGTTTGGTGTTGAGAAATTCTCATTTCTTCctaaaatgatatttgaaaAGCATGAAGAATACATGTACCTTCACCTGGTTGAAGATATTATAACAAATGGTGCTCGAAAGAATGACAGGACTGGGACTGGAACTTTATCAAAATTTGGTTGTCAG ATGCGATTTAATTTGAGACACTCTTTTCCACTACTTACAACAAAG AGAGTATTTTGGCGAGGTGTTGTTGAAGAACTCCTTTGGTTTATCAGTGGCTCAACAAATGCCAAG GTTCTACAAGAAAAGGGCATTCATATATGGGATGGCAATGCATCAAGGGAATACCTTGACAG TGTTGGCTTGGCACATAGGGAAGAGGGGGACTTAGGACCGATCTATGGGTTCCAATGGAGACACTTTGGTGCCGA GTACACAAACATGCATGCTGATTACACTGGCGAAGGATTTGATCAGTTGATGGATGTGATTCTCAAAATTAAGAACAACCCAGATGATCGTCGCATCATTCTTTCAGCTTGGAATCCTCCAGATCTCAAACAAATGGCTCTCCCTCCATGTCACATGTTTGCACAA TTTTATGTGGAGAATGGGGAGCTATCGTGCCAGATGTACCAGCGATCAGCAGATATGGGTCTTGGAGTGCCCTTCAACATTGCATCCTATTCTCTTTTGACATGCATCATTGCTCAAGTCTGTG GTCTTGTTCCGGGAGAGTTCATTCATGTACTGGGTGATGCTCATGTCTATATGACTCATGTCAGGCCGTTGCAGGAGCAGCTTCAGAAGTTACCCAAACCATTTCCT GTGCTGAAGATAAACCCTTTGAAGAAGGATATTGATTCTTTTGTGGCATCTGACTTTGAGCTCATTGGATATGATCCTCACTTTAAGATAGAAATGAAGATGGCTGTATAG
- the LOC120261445 gene encoding toMV susceptible protein tm-1(GCR26) isoform X1: MEGNPSREIGNPGEIGREMAHGEKTLQVFCIGTADTKLDELRFLYDRLRSDLDVFSKGSSIKVKVTIVDVSTGQKAIAGVKDIPFVSRDAVLSCYPEAEGHLFYKLPDDRGKAVAIMSMGLECFLKKAYEDEILVGAIGLGGSGGTSLIASALRSLPLGVPKIIVSTVASGQTGPYIGTSDLVLFPSVVDICGINSVSQVVLSNAGAAAAGMIIGRLLIKADAYGEMAEKPTVGITMFGVTTPCVTAVKEKLMNEGYETLVFHATGVGGKAMEDLVRGGFIQGVLDITTTEVADYIVGGVMACDSSRFDVMIEKKVPLVLSVGALDMVNLGAKHTIPPAFENRKIYIHNDQVSLVRTTVVENKKIARFIADKVNKSSSKIRICLPQNGVSALDAPGKPFYDLQATCSLIDELDKLVDKNEERQVRSYPYHINDPAFADILVDSFLEISTKFSSMASPQLRAPHGQKKGLDNEVDISEVKFLDDKALWKAPLDFPDANPETLLRTLGILNQLKQQINNGVPIIGAGAGTGISAKFEEVGGVDLIVLYNSGRFRMAGRGSLAGLLPFADANGVVLEMANEVLPVVKGVPVLAGVCATDPFRQMDQFLKQLEAIGFCGVQNFPTVGLFDGNFRQNLEETGMGYSLEVEMIHKAHRLGLLTTPYAFNINEAIAMAKAGASIIVAHMGLTTSGSIGAQTAITLDDSVALVQAIADAALSINPNVIVLCHGGPISGPREAEFVLKSTKGVHGFYGASSLERLPVEQAITNTVKEYKSISIKRD, from the exons ATGGAGGGAAACCCTAGTCGAGAGATCGGAAACCCTGGAGAGATTGGCAGAGAAATGGCTCACGGGGAGAAGACCCTCCAGGTCTTCTGCATCGGCACTGCCGACACGAAGCTGGACGAGCTCCGGTTCCTCTACGATCGCCTCCGATCTGATCTCGATGTCTTCTCTAAGGGCTCTTCAATCAAG GTCAAGGTGACTATAGTGGATGTTTCCACTGGCCAAAAGGCGATTGCCGGTGTGAAAGATATTCCATTTGTGAGTAGAGATGCTGTTCTCTCTTGCTACCCAGAGGCTGAAGGACATTTATTTTACAAGCTTCCCGATGACAGAGGCAAAGCCGTTGCAATTATGAGCATGGGGCTTGAATGTTTCCTAAAGAAAGCATATGAAGATGAAATCCTTGTTGGAGCCATAGGTCTTGGAGGAAGTGGTGGAACTTCACTAATTGCTTCTGCATTAAGATCTCTTCCTTTGGGTGTTCCAAAGATAATTGTATCCACTGTGGCGAGTGGTCAAACTGGACCTTACATTGGAACATCTGATTTAGTATTGTTTCCTTCTGTTGTCGACATCTGTGGTATCAACAGTGTTAGCCAGGTTGTTTTGTCTAATGCTGGAGCGGCTGCTGCTGGTATGATCATTGGAAGATTATTGATAAAAGCTGATGCTTATGGGGAGATGGCTGAGAAACCTACAGTTGGGATAACTATGTTTGGGGTTACCACACCATGTGTAACTGCtgtaaaagaaaaattgatgaaTGAAGGCTATGAGACGCTTGTCTTCCATGCCACTGGTGTTGGTGGCAAAGCCATGGAGGACCTTGTTAGAGGGGGGTTTATACAG GGGGTTTTGGATATTACAACCACTGAAGTTGCTGATTATATAGTGGGTGGTGTTATGGCTTGTGACAGTTCTCGGTTTGATGTCATGATAGAGAAAAAGGTTCCCTTGGTTCTCAGTGTAGGTGCCTTGGATATGGTGAATTTGGGGGCTAAACATACCATACCTCCAGCTTTTGAAAACAGAAAGATTTATATACATAATGACCAG GTTTCGTTAGTTCGAACTACTGTggtagaaaacaaaaaaattgcaagGTTTATAGCTGACAAGGTGAataaatcatcatcaaaaaTTCGCATTTGTCTGCCCCAGAATGGAGTCTCTGCACTGGATGCACCTGGAAAGCCATTTTATGACCTGCAAGCTACATGTTCTCTTATAGATGAACTTGATAAACTGGTTGACAAGAATGAAGAACGACAG GTGCGGTCTTATCCGTACCACATAAATGATCCTGCATTTGCAGACATATTGGTTGACTCATTCTTAGAGATTAGTACCAAGTTTTCTTCAATGGCAAGCCCTCAACTAAGGGCTCCTCATGGGCAAAAAAAAGGCCTAGATAATGAAGTTGACATTTCAGAGGTGAAATTTCTTGATGATAAAGCCTTGTGGAAGGCTCCGTTAGACTTCCCTGATGCAAACccag AAACTTTACTGAGGACATTGGGGATATTAAACCAACTGAAGCAACAGATCAATAATGGTGTCCCAATAATAGGGGCAGGTGCTGGAACTGGCATATCTGCAAAGTTTGAAGAGGTTGGTGGAGTGGATTTGATTGTGCTGTATAATTCTGGTCGATTTCGAATGGCAGGAAGGGGATCTTTGGCTGGCTTATTGCCCTTTGCAGATGCAAATGGAGTTGTCCTTGAGATGGCCAATGAAGTATTGCCT GTAGTAAAAGGAGTACCAGTTCTAGCTGGAGTATGTGCTACTGATCCATTTCGGCAAATGGATCAATTCCTAAAGCAGCTGGAAGCAATTGGATTTTGTGGGGTGCAGAATTTTCCAACTGTTGGACTCTTTGATGGTAACTTCCGCCAGAACCTTGAAGAGACAGGAATGGGCTACAG CTTGGAGGTTGAAATGATCCACAAAGCCCATAGGTTAGGCCTCCTGACAACCCCGTATGCTTTCAACATAAATGAAGCCATTGCCATGGCCAAGGCTGGTGCTAGTATCATAGTGGCGCATATGGGTCTGACAACATCAGGATCAATTGGAGCACAAACAGCCATCACGCTTGATGACAGTGTTGCCCTTGTTCAAGCTATTGCAGATGCTGCTCTTTCAATCAATCCCAATGTTATTGTTCTCTGCCATGGAG GTCCCATCTCAGGCCCTCGAGAAGCAGAGTTTGTATTAAAGAGCACCAAGGGGGTGCATGGCTTCTATGGTGCGTCAAGCTTGGAGAGGCTTCCAGTTGAACAAGCAATCACAAACACGGTCAAGGAGTACAAATCCATTAGCATTAAGAGAGATTAA
- the LOC120261325 gene encoding putative bifunctional dihydrofolate reductase-thymidylate synthase isoform X1 produces MLMFRIIYSARIASKFVPSVSSSCSLGVEFRKSYLKSRLLSKVTRHHCFSRVSPTAMDVVKPVTSQNENVQHDLHRGMTVQNGNAQHDTRRTFQVIVAATRNLGIGKDGKLPWKLPSDLKFFKEVTMATSDPGKKNAVIMGRRTWESIPVQNRPLPGRLNVVLTRSGSFDLATAENVVTCGSMTSALDLLAASPYCLSIEKVFVIGGGQVLSEALNATGCEAIHFTDIETSIECNTFIPPINFSVFQPWYSSHPSVENDIRFSFVTYVRVRNNSDIERLEAVSIGEATDHHLQMDKFGVEKFSFLPKMIFEKHEEYMYLHLVEDIITNGARKNDRTGTGTLSKFGCQMRFNLRHSFPLLTTKRVFWRGVVEELLWFISGSTNAKVLQEKGIHIWDGNASREYLDSVGLAHREEGDLGPIYGFQWRHFGAEYTNMHADYTGEGFDQLMDVILKIKNNPDDRRIILSAWNPPDLKQMALPPCHMFAQFYVENGELSCQMYQRSADMGLGVPFNIASYSLLTCIIAQVCGLVPGEFIHVLGDAHVYMTHVRPLQEQLQKLPKPFPVLKINPLKKDIDSFVASDFELIGYDPHFKIEMKMAV; encoded by the exons ATGTTGATGTTCAGGATAATCTACTCAGCAAGGATTGCTTCCAAG TTCGTACCATCTGTTAGTTCAAGTTGCTCTTTAGGAGTTGAATTTAGGAAATCCTACCTAAAATCAAGGCTTCTCAGCAAAGTGACAAGGCATCACTGTTTTTCTAGAGTTTCGCCTACAGCTATGGATGTTGTTAAACCCGTAACAAGTCAAAATGAAAATGTGCAACATGACCTTCATAGGGGCATGACTGTTCAAAATGGAAATGCACAACATGATACTCGGAGGACTTTCCAAGTCATAGTTGCTGCAACTAGAAATTTGGGTATTGGCAAAGATGGGAAACTGCCATGGAAGCTACCATCTGACCTCAAATTTTTCAAGGAAGTAACAATGGCCACATCAGATCCTGGTAAAAAGAATGCAGTTATAATGGGCAGGAGAACTTGGGAAAGTATACCTGTCCAAAACAGGCCTTTGCCTGGGCGTTTGAATGTTGTGCTTACTCGGTCTGGAAGTTTTGATCTTGCAACAGCAGAGAATGTTGTTACTTGTGGAAGCATGACTTCAGCTTTAGATTTGCTTGCAGCATCTCCCTATTGTCTATCAATTGAAAAGGTGTTTGTCATTGGAGGTGGCCAGGTGCTAAG TGAAGCCCTTAATGCAACAGGATGTGAGGCTATTCATTTTACAGACATTGAGACGAGTATTGAATGCAATACTTTTATCCCTCCAATCAATTTTTCAGTATTCCAGCCGTGGTACTCTTCCCACCCATCAGTAGAGAATGACATCAGATTTTCTTTTGTCACATATGTTCGTGTTCGAAATAACTCTGATATTGAGCGCCTTGAGGCTGTTAGCATTGGCGAAGCAACTGATCACCACCTACAAATGGATAAGTTTGGTGTTGAGAAATTCTCATTTCTTCctaaaatgatatttgaaaAGCATGAAGAATACATGTACCTTCACCTGGTTGAAGATATTATAACAAATGGTGCTCGAAAGAATGACAGGACTGGGACTGGAACTTTATCAAAATTTGGTTGTCAG ATGCGATTTAATTTGAGACACTCTTTTCCACTACTTACAACAAAG AGAGTATTTTGGCGAGGTGTTGTTGAAGAACTCCTTTGGTTTATCAGTGGCTCAACAAATGCCAAG GTTCTACAAGAAAAGGGCATTCATATATGGGATGGCAATGCATCAAGGGAATACCTTGACAG TGTTGGCTTGGCACATAGGGAAGAGGGGGACTTAGGACCGATCTATGGGTTCCAATGGAGACACTTTGGTGCCGA GTACACAAACATGCATGCTGATTACACTGGCGAAGGATTTGATCAGTTGATGGATGTGATTCTCAAAATTAAGAACAACCCAGATGATCGTCGCATCATTCTTTCAGCTTGGAATCCTCCAGATCTCAAACAAATGGCTCTCCCTCCATGTCACATGTTTGCACAA TTTTATGTGGAGAATGGGGAGCTATCGTGCCAGATGTACCAGCGATCAGCAGATATGGGTCTTGGAGTGCCCTTCAACATTGCATCCTATTCTCTTTTGACATGCATCATTGCTCAAGTCTGTG GTCTTGTTCCGGGAGAGTTCATTCATGTACTGGGTGATGCTCATGTCTATATGACTCATGTCAGGCCGTTGCAGGAGCAGCTTCAGAAGTTACCCAAACCATTTCCT GTGCTGAAGATAAACCCTTTGAAGAAGGATATTGATTCTTTTGTGGCATCTGACTTTGAGCTCATTGGATATGATCCTCACTTTAAGATAGAAATGAAGATGGCTGTATAG
- the LOC120261955 gene encoding diaminopimelate decarboxylase 1, chloroplastic-like, translated as MAAAKSISNPPTSSFFPKCPQLSSAFTTKPSLRFPSLSNQRALLLRAAISDAPAPTTAVEAPFRHCFSKSSDGFLYCEGVRVEDAMELAQRSPFYLYSKDQISRNFEAYRQALEGLRSIIGYAVKANNNLKILEHLCGLGCGAVLVSGNELRLALKAGFDPERCIFNGNGKILEDLVLAAKEGVFINVDSEFDYENIVTAARVAGRKVKVLLRINPDVDPQVHPYVATGNKNSKFGIRNEKLQWFLDAIKSHPNELKLVGAHCHLGSTITKVDIFRDAAVLMVNYIDEIRSQGFELEYLNIGGGLGIDYHHTGAVLPAPMDLINTVRELVLSRNLNLIIEPGRSLIANTCCFVNRVTGVKTNGTKNFIVIDGSMAELIRPSLYGAYQHIELVSPPSQDAEVSTFDIVGPVCESADFLGKDRVLPTPEKGAGLVVHDAGAYCMSMASTYNLKMRPPEYWVDNGSVVKIRHGETFEDYLRFFDGL; from the exons ATGGCGGCCGCCAAATCCATCTCCAATCCCCCAACCTCCTCCTTCTTCCCAAAGTGCCCTCAGCTCTCTTCCGCTTTTACTACCAAGCCCTCCCTTCGTTTCCCCTCTCTCTCCAACCAGAGAGCACTACTCCTCCGCGCTGCTATATCCGATGCTCCGGCGCCGACTACTGCGGTGGAAGCACCGTTCCGCCACTGCTTCTCGAAGTCCTCCGATGGGTTCCTCTACTGTGAGGGCGTCCGGGTTGAGGATGCCATGGAGCTGGCCCAGCGAAGCCCCTTCTATCTCTACAGCAAGGACCAGATCTCCAGGAACTTCGAAGCTTATAGACAGGCTCTTGAGGGGTTGAGGTCAATCATTGGGTATGCCGTCAAGGCTAATAACAACCTCAAGATCCTCGAGCACCTCTGCGGGCTCGGCTGCGGTGCTGTTCTTGTTAGTGGGAATGAGCTCCGGCTTGCGCTTAAGGCTGGTTTCGATCCCGAGAG GTGCATATTCAATGGAAATGGGAAGATTTTGGAGGACCTGGTCCTGGCTGCAAAGGAAGGGGTATTTATAAATGTTGACAGCGAATTTGATTATGAGAATATTGTCACCGCTGCAAGGGTTGCAGGGAGGAAAGTGAAGGTTTTGCTTCGGATAAATCCTGATGTTGATCCACAG GTTCATCCTTATGTTGCTACTGGAAACAAGAACTCAAAATTTGGTATTCGGAATGAGAAACTGCAGTGGTTTTTAGATGCTATCAAGTCGCATCCAAATGAACTTAAGCTTGTTGGAGCTCATTGTCATCTGGGGTCAACAATTACAAAG GTGGATATATTTAGAGATGCAGCGGTTCTTATGGTAAATTACATCGATGAAATTCGATCTCAAGGCTTTGAATTGGAGTATCTGAACATTGGAGGTGGTCTAGGGATAGATTATCATCATACAGGTGCTGTCCTTCCTGCACCCATGGATCTTATCAACACT GTACGTGAGCTGGTTCTCTCTCGGAATCTGAATCTTATCATTGAACCTGGAAGATCACTTATTGCCAACACTTGCTGCTTTGTTAATCGAGTTACTGGTGTCAAAACAAATGGGACAAAAAACTTTATTGTAATTGATGGCAGTATGGCGGAGCTCATCCGACCTAGTCTCTATGGAGCATATCAG cATATCGAACTTGTTTCTCCTCCTTCTCAAGATGCAGAAGTTTCAACCTTTGATATTGTGGGTCCTGTCTGTGAGTCTGCAGATTTCTTAGGGAAGGATAGAGTACTTCCAACTCCTGAAAAG GGAGCTGGTTTGGTTGTTCATGATGCTGGTGCGTACTGCATGAGTATGGCATCAACTTATAACCTAAAAATGCGGCCACCTGAGTACTGG GTTGACAATGGGTCAGTGGTGAAAATTAGGCATGGAGAGACATTTGAAGACTACTTGAGATTCTTCGATGGCCTATGA
- the LOC120261445 gene encoding toMV susceptible protein tm-1(GCR26) isoform X2 — MEGNPSREIGNPGEIGREMAHGEKTLQVFCIGTADTKLDELRFLYDRLRSDLDVFSKGSSIKVKVTIVDVSTGQKAIAGVKDIPFVSRDAVLSCYPEAEGHLFYKLPDDRGKAVAIMSMGLECFLKKAYEDEILVGAIGLGGSGGTSLIASALRSLPLGVPKIIVSTVASGQTGPYIGTSDLVLFPSVVDICGINSVSQVVLSNAGAAAAGMIIGRLLIKADAYGEMAEKPTVGITMFGVTTPCVTAVKEKLMNEGYETLVFHATGVGGKAMEDLVRGGFIQGVLDITTTEVADYIVGGVMACDSSRFDVMIEKKVPLVLSVGALDMVNLGAKHTIPPAFENRKIYIHNDQNGVSALDAPGKPFYDLQATCSLIDELDKLVDKNEERQVRSYPYHINDPAFADILVDSFLEISTKFSSMASPQLRAPHGQKKGLDNEVDISEVKFLDDKALWKAPLDFPDANPETLLRTLGILNQLKQQINNGVPIIGAGAGTGISAKFEEVGGVDLIVLYNSGRFRMAGRGSLAGLLPFADANGVVLEMANEVLPVVKGVPVLAGVCATDPFRQMDQFLKQLEAIGFCGVQNFPTVGLFDGNFRQNLEETGMGYSLEVEMIHKAHRLGLLTTPYAFNINEAIAMAKAGASIIVAHMGLTTSGSIGAQTAITLDDSVALVQAIADAALSINPNVIVLCHGGPISGPREAEFVLKSTKGVHGFYGASSLERLPVEQAITNTVKEYKSISIKRD; from the exons ATGGAGGGAAACCCTAGTCGAGAGATCGGAAACCCTGGAGAGATTGGCAGAGAAATGGCTCACGGGGAGAAGACCCTCCAGGTCTTCTGCATCGGCACTGCCGACACGAAGCTGGACGAGCTCCGGTTCCTCTACGATCGCCTCCGATCTGATCTCGATGTCTTCTCTAAGGGCTCTTCAATCAAG GTCAAGGTGACTATAGTGGATGTTTCCACTGGCCAAAAGGCGATTGCCGGTGTGAAAGATATTCCATTTGTGAGTAGAGATGCTGTTCTCTCTTGCTACCCAGAGGCTGAAGGACATTTATTTTACAAGCTTCCCGATGACAGAGGCAAAGCCGTTGCAATTATGAGCATGGGGCTTGAATGTTTCCTAAAGAAAGCATATGAAGATGAAATCCTTGTTGGAGCCATAGGTCTTGGAGGAAGTGGTGGAACTTCACTAATTGCTTCTGCATTAAGATCTCTTCCTTTGGGTGTTCCAAAGATAATTGTATCCACTGTGGCGAGTGGTCAAACTGGACCTTACATTGGAACATCTGATTTAGTATTGTTTCCTTCTGTTGTCGACATCTGTGGTATCAACAGTGTTAGCCAGGTTGTTTTGTCTAATGCTGGAGCGGCTGCTGCTGGTATGATCATTGGAAGATTATTGATAAAAGCTGATGCTTATGGGGAGATGGCTGAGAAACCTACAGTTGGGATAACTATGTTTGGGGTTACCACACCATGTGTAACTGCtgtaaaagaaaaattgatgaaTGAAGGCTATGAGACGCTTGTCTTCCATGCCACTGGTGTTGGTGGCAAAGCCATGGAGGACCTTGTTAGAGGGGGGTTTATACAG GGGGTTTTGGATATTACAACCACTGAAGTTGCTGATTATATAGTGGGTGGTGTTATGGCTTGTGACAGTTCTCGGTTTGATGTCATGATAGAGAAAAAGGTTCCCTTGGTTCTCAGTGTAGGTGCCTTGGATATGGTGAATTTGGGGGCTAAACATACCATACCTCCAGCTTTTGAAAACAGAAAGATTTATATACATAATGACCAG AATGGAGTCTCTGCACTGGATGCACCTGGAAAGCCATTTTATGACCTGCAAGCTACATGTTCTCTTATAGATGAACTTGATAAACTGGTTGACAAGAATGAAGAACGACAG GTGCGGTCTTATCCGTACCACATAAATGATCCTGCATTTGCAGACATATTGGTTGACTCATTCTTAGAGATTAGTACCAAGTTTTCTTCAATGGCAAGCCCTCAACTAAGGGCTCCTCATGGGCAAAAAAAAGGCCTAGATAATGAAGTTGACATTTCAGAGGTGAAATTTCTTGATGATAAAGCCTTGTGGAAGGCTCCGTTAGACTTCCCTGATGCAAACccag AAACTTTACTGAGGACATTGGGGATATTAAACCAACTGAAGCAACAGATCAATAATGGTGTCCCAATAATAGGGGCAGGTGCTGGAACTGGCATATCTGCAAAGTTTGAAGAGGTTGGTGGAGTGGATTTGATTGTGCTGTATAATTCTGGTCGATTTCGAATGGCAGGAAGGGGATCTTTGGCTGGCTTATTGCCCTTTGCAGATGCAAATGGAGTTGTCCTTGAGATGGCCAATGAAGTATTGCCT GTAGTAAAAGGAGTACCAGTTCTAGCTGGAGTATGTGCTACTGATCCATTTCGGCAAATGGATCAATTCCTAAAGCAGCTGGAAGCAATTGGATTTTGTGGGGTGCAGAATTTTCCAACTGTTGGACTCTTTGATGGTAACTTCCGCCAGAACCTTGAAGAGACAGGAATGGGCTACAG CTTGGAGGTTGAAATGATCCACAAAGCCCATAGGTTAGGCCTCCTGACAACCCCGTATGCTTTCAACATAAATGAAGCCATTGCCATGGCCAAGGCTGGTGCTAGTATCATAGTGGCGCATATGGGTCTGACAACATCAGGATCAATTGGAGCACAAACAGCCATCACGCTTGATGACAGTGTTGCCCTTGTTCAAGCTATTGCAGATGCTGCTCTTTCAATCAATCCCAATGTTATTGTTCTCTGCCATGGAG GTCCCATCTCAGGCCCTCGAGAAGCAGAGTTTGTATTAAAGAGCACCAAGGGGGTGCATGGCTTCTATGGTGCGTCAAGCTTGGAGAGGCTTCCAGTTGAACAAGCAATCACAAACACGGTCAAGGAGTACAAATCCATTAGCATTAAGAGAGATTAA